One window from the genome of Acuticoccus sp. I52.16.1 encodes:
- a CDS encoding SDR family NAD(P)-dependent oxidoreductase yields the protein MPSADRPPSPYGVEATSREPIAVVGIGCRFPAGGPAGSATEGADAYWRFLMAGGDGIAPDPQGRGDLGALYDPQPGRPGKLYTRHLGALGEVDAFDADLFGIGRRDAAASDPQQRLLLEVAWEALENAAIAPAAIAGRDVGTFVGAFSDDYAQSRLYDRDVDAIDGHTSLSVLRGLLAGRIAYHFDLHGPAMTVDTACSSALLAIHLACRALWAGECEAALAGGVNLALSPEVTVSLCQLRALSPSGACHAFAAAADGYVRGEGAGVVVLKRLSDARADGDRIIALVRGSAVNHDGRSNGLSAPNPAAQEAVIRAALTDAGVAPGEIDYVEAHGTGTALGDPIEIRALAAALGEGRSVPLKVGTVKSNIGHLEAAAGVAGFAKLALALAHGAVPPNIRIGAPNPHVAWDRVPVRIVDTPTPLEGRAGRPPLAAVSAFGMSGTNVHMVLEAPPATAEAPGSQPATARSRPQARHGIGAGAAAAPSPPPATADPATTDQQTADRETADLTAPGFAGGADAVGRPHPVVLSARSTAGVTRLVAAYRAMLARPGAPELADIAWSAGAGRSHHPVRLAVTARSNAELAAALAAGPRILEAPRTQPAAAFVFAGWDDRAAAAAVLAAEPLGATILGEIDAGLVPVLGRPLERVEDGAVAQVCLAVAWARYWMRAGVAPAVLIGVGLGEYAAAVVAGAMDLAAMVALLAARPAPGEAPAEGAALRPRFAEAARRGRLARPSLAVVSGFLGRAVTGELASPYFWADHAAASPGDPASAPTAMPFAQALPFGEAATRLVPETLIVPGGEGSGEAVVARLAALYRAGAAIDWASVLRRGCRVALPTYPFERIPCGLPRGRTVASVPAVREEVVDVAAASSRYVRTHLSAADGALLAAHTVRGRPTVAGAAICDILAGAGRAAGVGEALLDLRLREPVPAGPDLALQTVIAPDAGFELYAKDGDGWRLHATGRFGPRSEPPPLPGPGPGPADAGSAVAADEPVTGDAVYSALAAAGVSHGAPFRGLVEVRVAGRRAAARIALPAAASHMGLGFRVHPALLDAAFVAVDPLLPRLGAGRGWLPVGLAAYACPEPLPAELTAHVGLTALSPREAVATIHLTDAAGTVLGHVEALTLRAVALGARQAGKAPAAYVLDWVTREPAPAPPPSGSWAVLGEGPVAEMLRRHVSTAGAPPADAASAQRVVIVATQREADGVTRAAGVLDALKTAARRGSVPERVAIVTADAQSPRADMDVAGAALWGLARVARRELPALDIVVLDLVTPDLVSPALAGQNLAGQNLVAQDIAGPGIAGQPDAARIVAALAAAARNEEIRLGADGGVQVHRLAAARSGVAAGEVAVRLPAADTSAPGPGEVAIDVVASGLNFRDVLHHLGRLPESAARMPYGLECAGIVAEVGAGVDGLAPGDAVVAGLPVGTLSGRVVVRREFVAPKPAALSFREAATLPLAFITAHYALDVLARLAPGQRVLVHAAAGGVGQAAIQVARRAGAEVFATASPAKWEVLRRQGVGHVYNSRDDTFGEAILAATGGEGVDVVLNSLAGEIVTASIACLADGGHFIEIGKTEPWPDARIAGLPRGIRFTAFDLWDVKADRGLVAAMMGEMVARIEDGTLAPLPLEAFPIGAVTQAFAHMARARHVGKIVIDQDARALLRPGASYLVTGGLGGLGLHAAAWLAARGGETVVLLGRSAPDAAAQEAIAALRAGGTEVWGAGADVTDAAEMSGLLARLEAAGRPLAGVVHAAGVLGDAALVRQDAATLAAAMRPKLAGAELLAALTRTHPLDFMLLYGSAAAVLGNPGQANYAAANAALAAFAAARTAAGHRTLALDWGPWGEIGMAARSGVKLGDAIAAIHPDDAAAMLDEMVLRAEPEVVVLAVDWPAFAEAGPTPPPPLLADLVPPPGAAPTSTSTSVAPDAAPPLLAELQPLDPRERGRVLRGHVRRVVARELEVVPEAVDPRQELATLGFDSMMGIELQAALEAGLGVSLGLTLTFDHPTVDAITRHLLEDVLTFGAAPRPAADAAPMPPLGPAEAVSATDAALLEELATLTHLRPT from the coding sequence ATGCCGAGCGCCGATCGCCCGCCGTCGCCGTACGGCGTCGAGGCCACGAGCCGAGAGCCGATCGCGGTCGTTGGCATCGGCTGCCGCTTCCCGGCGGGCGGCCCGGCCGGCAGTGCGACCGAGGGTGCGGACGCCTACTGGCGCTTCCTGATGGCGGGGGGCGACGGCATCGCCCCGGACCCGCAAGGGCGGGGCGACCTCGGCGCGCTCTACGACCCCCAGCCGGGCCGTCCGGGCAAGCTCTACACCCGCCACCTCGGCGCACTGGGCGAGGTCGACGCCTTCGACGCCGACCTCTTCGGGATCGGCCGGCGGGACGCGGCCGCCAGCGACCCGCAGCAGCGCCTCCTGCTGGAGGTCGCGTGGGAGGCGCTGGAGAACGCCGCCATCGCCCCTGCCGCGATCGCCGGGCGCGACGTGGGCACCTTCGTCGGCGCCTTTTCCGACGACTACGCCCAGTCCCGCCTCTACGACCGCGATGTCGACGCGATCGACGGTCACACCAGCCTCAGTGTGCTGCGCGGGCTGTTGGCCGGCCGTATCGCTTACCACTTCGATCTGCACGGCCCGGCGATGACGGTGGACACCGCCTGCTCCTCGGCGCTGCTGGCGATCCATCTCGCCTGTCGCGCGCTGTGGGCGGGGGAGTGCGAGGCGGCGCTGGCGGGCGGCGTCAACCTGGCGCTGTCGCCGGAGGTGACGGTGAGCCTGTGCCAGCTGCGGGCACTCTCGCCCAGCGGCGCGTGCCATGCGTTCGCGGCCGCGGCGGACGGCTACGTGCGCGGCGAGGGCGCCGGCGTCGTGGTGCTGAAGCGCCTTTCCGACGCGCGCGCCGACGGCGACCGCATCATCGCCCTGGTGCGCGGCTCGGCGGTGAACCACGACGGACGGTCCAACGGCCTCTCCGCCCCCAACCCCGCCGCGCAGGAGGCGGTCATCCGTGCCGCCCTTACCGACGCCGGCGTCGCCCCCGGCGAGATCGACTATGTGGAGGCGCACGGGACCGGGACGGCGCTGGGCGATCCCATCGAGATCCGCGCGCTGGCGGCGGCATTGGGCGAGGGCCGCTCGGTGCCGCTCAAGGTGGGCACGGTGAAATCCAACATCGGCCACCTGGAGGCGGCGGCGGGGGTCGCGGGTTTCGCCAAGCTGGCGCTGGCGCTGGCGCACGGCGCGGTGCCGCCGAACATCCGCATCGGCGCGCCCAACCCGCACGTCGCCTGGGACCGCGTACCGGTCCGCATCGTCGACACGCCGACCCCGCTGGAGGGGCGCGCGGGACGTCCGCCGCTCGCCGCCGTCAGCGCCTTCGGCATGAGCGGCACCAACGTCCACATGGTGCTGGAGGCGCCCCCTGCGACGGCTGAGGCCCCCGGCAGTCAGCCCGCGACCGCGCGCTCCCGGCCCCAGGCGCGGCACGGCATCGGCGCTGGCGCGGCCGCCGCACCGTCCCCGCCGCCGGCGACGGCGGACCCGGCGACGACGGACCAGCAGACGGCGGACCGGGAGACGGCGGACCTGACCGCACCGGGCTTCGCGGGCGGGGCCGACGCGGTGGGCCGGCCGCATCCGGTCGTCCTGTCGGCCCGCAGCACGGCGGGCGTGACGCGGCTCGTCGCGGCCTATCGCGCGATGCTGGCGCGGCCGGGAGCGCCGGAGCTGGCCGATATCGCCTGGAGCGCGGGCGCCGGGCGCAGCCATCACCCGGTGCGCCTCGCCGTCACCGCCCGCAGCAACGCCGAGCTGGCCGCCGCGCTCGCCGCCGGCCCGCGGATCCTCGAGGCGCCGCGGACGCAGCCCGCCGCCGCCTTCGTCTTCGCCGGCTGGGACGACCGGGCCGCCGCCGCCGCGGTGCTCGCCGCCGAACCGCTCGGCGCAACGATCCTCGGCGAGATCGACGCCGGGCTCGTCCCCGTCCTCGGCCGGCCGCTGGAACGCGTGGAAGACGGCGCGGTGGCACAGGTCTGCCTCGCCGTCGCCTGGGCGCGCTACTGGATGCGGGCGGGGGTGGCACCGGCGGTGCTGATCGGCGTCGGCCTCGGAGAATATGCCGCGGCCGTCGTCGCCGGTGCGATGGACCTCGCGGCGATGGTGGCGCTCCTCGCCGCGCGTCCGGCTCCGGGGGAGGCGCCGGCCGAGGGCGCCGCGCTCCGCCCCCGCTTCGCCGAGGCGGCGCGCCGGGGGCGGCTGGCGCGGCCGTCGCTCGCGGTCGTCTCGGGATTCCTGGGCCGGGCCGTCACCGGTGAACTCGCCAGCCCCTATTTCTGGGCCGATCATGCCGCCGCATCGCCGGGCGACCCGGCGTCGGCGCCGACCGCGATGCCGTTTGCGCAGGCGCTGCCCTTCGGCGAGGCGGCAACCCGGCTCGTCCCGGAGACGCTCATCGTTCCCGGTGGCGAAGGCTCGGGCGAGGCCGTGGTCGCGAGGCTCGCCGCGCTCTACCGCGCTGGCGCCGCGATCGACTGGGCGTCGGTTCTGCGGCGCGGCTGCCGCGTCGCGCTGCCGACCTACCCGTTCGAGCGCATCCCCTGCGGCCTGCCGCGCGGACGCACGGTCGCGTCCGTGCCCGCCGTGCGTGAGGAAGTGGTCGATGTCGCGGCGGCGAGCAGCCGCTATGTCCGCACCCACCTGTCGGCGGCGGACGGCGCGCTCCTCGCCGCGCACACCGTCCGCGGCCGGCCCACGGTGGCGGGGGCGGCGATCTGCGATATCCTCGCCGGCGCCGGCCGTGCCGCCGGGGTCGGCGAGGCGCTGCTGGACCTGCGCCTGCGCGAACCCGTTCCCGCCGGTCCGGACCTCGCCCTCCAGACCGTGATCGCCCCGGACGCCGGCTTCGAGCTCTACGCCAAAGACGGTGACGGCTGGAGGCTCCATGCCACCGGTCGCTTCGGCCCACGATCCGAGCCGCCACCGCTGCCCGGCCCGGGCCCAGGCCCCGCCGACGCCGGCTCCGCCGTGGCCGCTGACGAGCCCGTGACGGGAGATGCGGTCTATTCGGCGTTGGCGGCGGCGGGCGTCTCGCACGGGGCGCCGTTTCGTGGCCTGGTGGAGGTCCGCGTCGCGGGGCGCCGGGCGGCGGCGCGGATCGCGCTTCCGGCGGCCGCTTCGCACATGGGGCTCGGCTTCCGCGTGCATCCGGCGCTGCTCGACGCGGCGTTCGTCGCGGTCGACCCGCTGCTGCCGCGGCTGGGGGCTGGGCGGGGGTGGCTCCCGGTCGGCCTCGCCGCCTACGCCTGTCCCGAGCCGCTGCCGGCGGAGCTGACCGCCCACGTCGGTCTCACCGCACTGTCGCCGCGCGAAGCGGTCGCCACGATCCACCTCACCGACGCGGCCGGCACCGTCCTCGGCCACGTCGAAGCGTTGACGCTGCGGGCCGTCGCCCTCGGCGCCCGGCAGGCCGGGAAGGCCCCCGCCGCCTACGTGCTCGACTGGGTCACGCGCGAGCCCGCACCTGCGCCGCCTCCGTCCGGCTCGTGGGCCGTCCTCGGCGAGGGGCCGGTCGCCGAGATGCTGCGCCGGCACGTCTCCACGGCCGGAGCGCCGCCGGCCGACGCGGCATCGGCGCAGCGCGTCGTCATCGTCGCCACCCAGCGCGAGGCGGACGGCGTCACCCGCGCGGCCGGCGTCCTCGATGCGTTGAAGACGGCCGCGCGGCGGGGCTCCGTGCCGGAGCGGGTCGCCATCGTCACCGCCGACGCGCAGTCGCCGCGCGCGGACATGGATGTCGCCGGCGCAGCGCTGTGGGGGCTCGCCCGCGTCGCCCGCCGCGAATTGCCCGCGCTCGATATCGTCGTCCTCGACCTGGTCACCCCGGACCTCGTCTCCCCGGCACTCGCCGGGCAGAACCTCGCCGGGCAGAACCTCGTCGCCCAGGACATCGCCGGCCCGGGCATCGCCGGCCAGCCCGACGCCGCCCGCATCGTCGCGGCACTGGCGGCGGCGGCGCGCAACGAGGAGATCCGCCTCGGCGCCGACGGGGGGGTGCAGGTCCACCGTCTCGCCGCGGCCCGGAGCGGCGTAGCGGCCGGGGAGGTCGCGGTGCGGCTGCCGGCGGCCGACACGTCCGCCCCGGGGCCGGGCGAGGTCGCCATCGACGTCGTCGCCAGCGGGCTCAACTTTCGCGACGTGCTGCACCATCTCGGCCGCCTACCCGAGTCGGCGGCGCGGATGCCCTACGGCCTCGAGTGCGCGGGCATCGTCGCCGAAGTGGGGGCGGGCGTCGACGGGCTGGCACCGGGCGACGCGGTGGTCGCGGGGCTGCCCGTCGGCACGCTCTCCGGCCGTGTCGTGGTCCGGCGCGAGTTCGTCGCGCCCAAGCCCGCAGCGCTGTCCTTCCGCGAGGCGGCGACCTTGCCGCTCGCCTTCATCACCGCCCACTACGCGCTCGACGTGCTGGCCCGCCTCGCGCCCGGCCAGCGCGTCCTCGTCCATGCGGCGGCGGGCGGCGTCGGGCAGGCGGCGATCCAGGTGGCGCGCCGGGCCGGCGCGGAGGTCTTCGCCACCGCCAGCCCCGCCAAGTGGGAGGTGCTGCGCCGGCAGGGTGTCGGCCACGTCTACAATTCGCGGGACGACACCTTCGGCGAGGCGATCCTCGCGGCGACCGGCGGGGAGGGGGTCGACGTCGTCCTCAACAGCCTCGCCGGGGAGATCGTCACCGCCAGCATCGCCTGCCTCGCCGACGGGGGGCACTTCATCGAGATCGGCAAGACGGAGCCGTGGCCGGACGCGCGCATCGCCGGCCTGCCGCGGGGCATCCGCTTCACCGCGTTCGATTTGTGGGACGTGAAGGCGGACCGGGGGCTCGTCGCCGCGATGATGGGCGAGATGGTGGCGCGGATCGAGGACGGCACGCTGGCGCCGCTGCCGCTCGAAGCCTTCCCCATCGGCGCCGTCACGCAGGCCTTCGCCCACATGGCGCGGGCACGCCACGTGGGCAAGATCGTGATCGACCAGGACGCGCGTGCGCTGCTGCGGCCGGGCGCGTCCTATCTCGTGACCGGCGGTCTCGGCGGTCTGGGGCTGCATGCGGCCGCGTGGCTGGCCGCACGCGGGGGGGAGACGGTGGTCCTCCTCGGCCGTTCCGCGCCGGACGCCGCCGCCCAGGAGGCGATCGCCGCATTGCGGGCGGGCGGCACCGAGGTGTGGGGCGCCGGCGCCGACGTGACCGACGCGGCGGAAATGTCCGGCCTGCTGGCGCGGCTGGAGGCGGCGGGACGGCCGCTGGCCGGCGTGGTCCACGCCGCGGGCGTGCTGGGCGACGCGGCGCTCGTTCGTCAGGACGCGGCGACGCTCGCCGCCGCGATGCGCCCCAAGCTCGCCGGCGCAGAGCTGCTGGCCGCGCTCACCCGGACGCACCCGCTCGACTTCATGCTGCTCTACGGCTCCGCCGCCGCCGTGCTCGGCAACCCCGGTCAGGCCAACTATGCCGCCGCCAACGCCGCGCTGGCCGCCTTCGCCGCCGCCCGCACTGCCGCCGGCCATCGCACCCTCGCGCTCGACTGGGGGCCGTGGGGCGAGATCGGCATGGCCGCGCGCTCGGGCGTGAAGCTGGGCGACGCGATCGCCGCGATCCACCCGGACGACGCCGCCGCGATGCTGGACGAGATGGTGCTGCGCGCCGAACCCGAGGTGGTGGTGCTGGCGGTCGACTGGCCGGCCTTCGCCGAGGCGGGCCCCACCCCGCCGCCGCCGCTGCTGGCCGACCTCGTGCCGCCCCCGGGCGCCGCACCCACGTCCACTTCTACGTCCGTGGCGCCGGATGCCGCGCCGCCGCTGCTGGCCGAGCTGCAGCCGCTCGATCCGCGCGAGCGGGGGCGGGTACTGCGCGGCCACGTCCGCCGCGTCGTCGCGCGGGAGCTCGAGGTGGTGCCCGAGGCGGTCGACCCGCGCCAGGAGCTGGCGACGCTGGGGTTCGATTCGATGATGGGGATCGAGTTGCAGGCCGCGCTGGAGGCCGGCCTCGGCGTTTCCCTGGGGTTGACACTGACGTTCGACCATCCAACGGTCGACGCCATCACGCGCCATCTCCTGGAGGACGTGCTGACGTTCGGTGCGGCGCCCCGGCCTGCCGCCGACGCTGCGCCCATGCCCCCGCTGGGTCCGGCCGAGGCGGTGAGCGCGACCGATGCGGCCCTCCTCGAGGAACTTGCGACCTTGACACATCTGAGGCCGACGTGA
- a CDS encoding AMP-binding protein — MNAATALFDVGAGLPDRPAVLFDGARITYHDLLRQAVAMAGLLRECGVGQGDRVALFLPNCPHFMVGYYGTLALGGIAVSIGAASSLDEALHVMRDSGAKVVLTTAEQGGRLAGALGEAVRLVLVDDAGPDGLDAPMASAVPLAAPVPVAPEAPAAIVYSSGTTGVPKGVVLSHRNVDFVARSKVRYMGVGAQDRLLLFLPLHHCFGQNAIMHAAVAAGASLVLQRRFAPDAVLAALSEERVTMVFGVPSTFLALYDRLEPEHLASVRYWFCAAAALPRALEDRWLARFGAPIHQGYGLSESSPFASYNHLDGPRPGTVGVPIDEVEMRIVDPESGAPLGAGSVGEIVIRGPNVMLGYWNRPQETAAAIRDGWLHSGDIGRMDADGFFTVEDRVKDMIIVGGENVYPAEVENVVYEHSGVAEVAVYGAAEPYLGEEVRARVVRRPGADIGADAVMEICRRRLAPFKVPSLVEFAAELPKSPTGKVLKRVLRAEAAAAAAARDGTAAELSVADFVSGWLAERLDIEAAALDPERPFVEYGVDSILGVALARDLGASLQLDLDPTLVWQYPSLNTLASAIAERRNQS; from the coding sequence ATGAATGCGGCAACAGCGTTGTTCGATGTCGGCGCCGGCCTGCCGGACCGACCGGCCGTTCTTTTTGATGGCGCGCGGATCACTTATCACGATCTTCTTCGACAGGCGGTGGCAATGGCTGGTCTGTTGCGCGAATGTGGCGTCGGACAGGGCGATCGTGTCGCGCTTTTCTTGCCCAACTGCCCACACTTCATGGTCGGCTACTACGGCACGTTGGCGCTGGGCGGGATCGCGGTGTCGATCGGCGCCGCGTCCAGCCTCGACGAAGCGCTTCACGTCATGCGCGACAGCGGCGCCAAGGTGGTTCTCACCACCGCCGAGCAGGGCGGGCGCCTCGCCGGCGCCTTGGGAGAGGCGGTGCGCCTCGTGCTGGTGGACGACGCGGGTCCGGACGGCCTCGACGCGCCGATGGCGTCCGCCGTGCCGCTGGCCGCGCCCGTCCCCGTCGCCCCGGAGGCGCCGGCCGCCATCGTCTACTCCTCGGGGACCACGGGCGTGCCCAAGGGCGTCGTCCTCTCGCACCGCAATGTCGACTTCGTGGCCCGGTCCAAGGTGCGCTACATGGGGGTCGGGGCGCAGGACCGGCTGCTGTTGTTCCTGCCGCTGCACCACTGCTTCGGTCAGAACGCGATCATGCACGCCGCGGTCGCCGCCGGAGCGAGCCTGGTGCTGCAACGCCGCTTCGCGCCGGACGCGGTGCTGGCGGCGCTGAGCGAGGAACGGGTGACGATGGTCTTCGGCGTCCCGTCCACCTTCCTCGCCCTTTACGATCGGCTGGAGCCGGAGCATCTGGCTTCGGTGCGCTACTGGTTCTGCGCCGCCGCCGCGCTGCCGCGTGCGCTGGAGGACCGTTGGCTGGCCCGGTTCGGCGCCCCGATCCACCAGGGTTACGGCCTCAGCGAGAGTTCCCCCTTCGCCAGCTACAACCACCTCGACGGGCCGCGTCCCGGCACCGTCGGCGTGCCGATCGACGAGGTGGAGATGCGCATCGTCGACCCTGAAAGCGGCGCGCCGCTGGGCGCCGGTTCGGTGGGCGAGATCGTGATCCGCGGGCCCAACGTGATGCTCGGATACTGGAACCGGCCGCAGGAGACCGCGGCCGCCATCCGGGACGGCTGGCTGCACTCCGGCGACATCGGCCGCATGGACGCCGACGGCTTCTTCACCGTGGAGGACCGGGTGAAGGACATGATCATCGTCGGCGGCGAAAACGTCTACCCGGCCGAGGTGGAGAATGTCGTCTACGAGCATTCGGGCGTGGCCGAGGTCGCGGTCTACGGCGCGGCGGAGCCCTATCTCGGCGAGGAGGTGAGGGCGCGCGTGGTGCGCCGGCCCGGGGCGGACATCGGCGCGGACGCCGTCATGGAGATCTGCCGCCGGCGGCTGGCGCCCTTCAAGGTGCCGAGCCTGGTCGAGTTCGCCGCGGAGCTTCCCAAGAGCCCCACCGGAAAGGTCCTCAAGCGGGTGCTGCGCGCGGAGGCGGCGGCGGCGGCTGCGGCGCGCGACGGGACGGCGGCGGAGCTGAGCGTGGCGGACTTTGTCAGCGGCTGGCTCGCCGAGCGGCTCGACATCGAGGCCGCCGCGCTCGATCCGGAGCGGCCGTTCGTGGAGTACGGGGTCGATTCGATCCTGGGCGTAGCGTTGGCGCGGGACTTGGGCGCCTCGCTGCAACTCGACCTCGACCCGACTTTGGTGTGGCAATATCCGTCGCTCAACACACTTGCCTCGGCGATCGCCGAGCGGCGTAATCAGAGCTAG